The Henckelia pumila isolate YLH828 chromosome 2, ASM3356847v2, whole genome shotgun sequence genome includes a window with the following:
- the LOC140877322 gene encoding uncharacterized protein translates to MCQIATQLSTRPAGSLPSNTERNPKDVNAILEVTRSQADTVEKNNEDEEASELSKEKGLEEAPNQSDSTPTGKKGTTDEEHVSEEVHEVARYLDWSLPFDRLINTKMGELNHTPKTLKPSTKEPPTLELKPLPSHLKYLYLLKNDKLPVICSSSLTGCEEEKLLRVIQEHIRAIRWSLADMKGISPTICMHKILMEEEHKTYTQPQRRLNPAMQEVGGMTVIKNANNELIPTRTVTGWWVCIDYRKLNDVTRKDHFPLPFIDQMVERLAGHAFYCFLDGYSGYMQIHIAPEDQHKTTFTCPYGTFAYKRMPFGLCNAPATFQRCMMAIFHDMVEKFIEVFMDDFSVVGSSFDACLFNLKKVLQRCEESNLVLNWEKCHFMVREGIVLGHKVYEIGVEVDRAKLEVIEKLPPPTNLKGIRSFLGHAGFYRRFIKDFSSIVKPLTNLLIKEVPFNFSAECLQAFQILNQKLITAPVIVAPDWNLPFELMCDTSDTALGAVLGQKRDKVLHVIYYASITLSAAQLNYATTEKELLAVVFALDKFRSYLVGSKVIVHMDHSALKYLMSKKDAKPRLIRWVLLLQEFDLKIVDRKGSENQVADHLSRLENQGAETQIIHDDFLDEQLFEVTKLPWYADIVNYLSSKLLPSHLTYQQKKKFFSELKYFLWEDPFLFKICADGIIRMCIPAEEATGKERLLQLNELEELRLDAYENARVYKEKTKKWHDQRIVSREFEIFGVYHRASSSGPPISIRILIFSAPHRHAATHHHRPPATAANSGQPPPCQPSDSILPAPPLLALPPPLHSPIVSSLRKTKKVPELAIVPMVREFYANAPAQEDSKAFFRGKLVSFDAETLNRLFDTPAVDDSQFRSFKANPDYNLILREMCYAGVQWHDPLRFTHFSERFLKLVPALWYAFIARRLLPMLHTVDVQADRAILVYAITKWWPVDVGTLVHDSILYSMRTPTVGLYFSHTITALCRQAGVQFSPDEEWLPSFKTVD, encoded by the exons GTACAACTGATGAAGAGCATGTTAGTGAGGAAGTTCATGAAGTAGCACggtatttggattggagtttgcccttcgacagactcatcaataccaagatggggGAGCTTAACCATACTCCAAAAACACTAAAGCCATCTACCAAGGAGCCCCCTACTCTTGAACTAAAACCACTCCCTTCTCATTTGAAATACTtgtatttattaaagaatgataaactgccagtaatttgttcatcttctttgacaggttgtGAGGAGGAAAAACTGTTGCGGGTTATTCAAGAACACATAAGAGCCATCAGATGGAGCTTGGCCGATATGAAGGGGATTAGTCCAACCATCtgcatgcacaaaatattgatgGAAGAGGAGCACAAGACATATACTCAACCACAGAGGAGACTCAACCCGgctatgcaagaggta ggagggatgactgttataaaaaatgcaaataatgaattgattcctactagaactgttacggggtggtgggtttgtattgattataggaaattgaatgatgtcacccgtaaggatcactttccccttccctttattgatcagatggttgagagacttgcagggcatgcattttattgttttttggacggttattccggatatatgcaaattcatatagcacctgaggaccaacataaaaccacttttacatgtccttatggtacttttgcatataaacggatgccgtttggtttgtgtaatgcccctgccacttttcagcggtgtatgatggctatttttcatgacatggttgaaaaatttattgaagtgtttatggatgacttttctgTAGTTGGATCGTCGTTTGATGCATGCTTATTCAATTTGAAAAAAGTGTTGCAAAGATGTGAGGAGAGTAATCTTGtgttaaattgggaaaaatgccacTTCATGGTGAGAGAGGGCATTGTTTTAGGACATAAAGTGTATGAGATAGGTGTGGAGGTGGACAGagcaaaacttgaagtaattgaaaaacttccacctccgacgaatttgaaaggaatccgaagttttcttgggcatgcgggtttttataggagatttattaaagatttttcttctatAGTTAAACCCCTCACTAATTTGTTAAtcaaagaggtgccttttaatttttctgctgagtgTTTACAGGcttttcagattttgaatcaGAAATTGATAACTGCACCAGTGATAGTAGCGCCTGACTGGAATTTGCcgtttgagttgatgtgtgacACCAGTGACACTGCATTGGGAGCCGTgcttggacaaaagagggacaaagtacttcatgtgatttactacgccagTATCACCTTGTCAGCCGCCCAACTGAATTATGCAACTACCGAAAAAGAACTTCTCGCAGTAGTGTTTGCCTTGGATAAATTCAGGTCTTATTTGGTGGGAAGCAAAGTCATCGTTCACATGGACCATTCGGCGTTGAAGTATTTGATGAGCAAGAAGGATGCTAAACCTaggttaattcgttgggttTTATTGTTACAAGAGTTTGATCTGAAAATTGTTGACAGGAAGGGATCagagaatcaagttgcagacCACCTTTCACGCTTGGAAAATCAAGGAGCTGAAACGCAAAtaattcatgatgattttcTAGACGAGCAGTTGTTTGAGGTAACGAAACTACCATGGTATGCAGACATTGTTAACTATCTGTCAAGTAAGCTTCTTCCCTCgcatttaacttatcaacagaaaaagaaatttttctcagagttgaaatattttttgtgggaagatcctTTTCTGTTTAAGATCTGTGCAGATGGTATCATTCGTATGTGTATTCCAGCGGAAGAG GCTACAGGTAAAGAACGTTTGCTACAGTTGAATGAACTTGAGGAGCTTAGGTTGGATGCCTATGAGAATGCCAGAGTTTACAAAGAGAAAACCAAAAAATGGCATGATCAGCGCATTGTCTCACGTGAGTTCGAG ATTTTTGGAGTTTATCATCGTGCTTCAAGTTCGGGTCCGCCAATTTCTATCAGAATCCTCATATTTAGTGCTCCTCACCGCCATGCCGCCACTCACCACCATCGACCGCCGGCCACAGCTGCTAATTCCGGCCAACCACCACCATGCCAGCCAAGCGATTCCATTCTTCCGGCCCCGCCACTGCTAgctcttcctcctccactgcaCTCTCCAATCGTTTCGTCTCTCAGGAAGACAAAGAAAG TGCCCGAACTCGCCATTGTTCCGATGGTtcgggaattttatgctaatgcccCTGCCCAAGAGGACTCTAAAGCGTTTTTCCGAGGAAAACTTGTGTCGTTTGATGCTGAGACCTTGAATAGGTTGTTTGATACTCCTGCTGTGGATGATAGTCAATTTAGGAGTTTTAAGGCGAATCCGGACTATAATTtgattttgagagagatgtgttATGCGGGTGTTCAGTGGCACGACCCCCTCCGGTTCACTCATTTTTCGGAGCGATTTCTGAAACTTGTTCCGGCTTTGTGGTATGCTTTCATAGCCCGACGACTTTTACCCATGCTCCACACAGTTGACGTGCAGGCAGATAGGGCGATTCTAGTGTATGCCATCACGAAGTGGTGGCCGGTTGATGTGGGCACTCTTGTCCACGATTCCATTCTTTATTCGATGCGGACTCCGACGGTGGGCCTCTACTTTTCCCACACCATCACAGCCCTTTGTCGCCAGGCGGGTGTGCAGTTTAGTCCCGATGAAGAGTGGCTCCCATCTTTCAAGACCGTGGATTAG